In Panacibacter microcysteis, the genomic stretch GACAACTCATTGAAAGATTCGTACACCTCATATTCAAATTGCGCTAACACTTTATTCATACCAGCAATTTACGCATATAAATAAAAAATCTCCACTCAATGTTGAGCGGAGATTTTCCGTAAATATTTATTGCGGTTTATTTGATCGACCTGAAAAACCTGTTCCATCTCGGGCCATCAGCATAGCTAAACCATATTAATGATGCTTTACCCACTACGTGTGTTTCGGGCACAAAACCCCAGAAACGGCTGTCCTGGCTGCGATGGCGGTTGTCACCCATCATCCAGTAATAGTTATATTTAAATGTGTAGGAAGGTGTTTCCTTGCCATTGATGATGTATTTGCCATTAGACACTTCGAGTGTATTGTGTTCGTACACCGTGATAATTCTCCTGTAAATATCGATATTATCCTGCGCCAGTGCTACTGTTTCGCCTTTTTTGGGAATATGCAACGGCCCAAAACTGTCTACGCTCCAGGCATGATACTTATCGTAAGGAAAGATATCCATGGGGTCTGGTTGTGTATTCAGGAACATTTTGACACTCTTTACATTTGGTTGTTTTTTCACAATATCTACCTTACCCGGTGTAAGATTCAACAACACGATATTAGATTGCGGAATTTCATTGTAGTCTCCGTTTTGCTCGTACACATTTCCGTTTTCAGAAATAATCTTGTAGCCGAGTTCATTTTCTAAAAAATCCTGTGAGAAAGGCGTTCCGTTTGTCTCTACCTCGTAATCTATCTGGGAATCGGGCGCCACAAAAGCCTTTTCGTTATTAACATATAAAATACCGTCTTTGATCTGTAAATCATCACCAGGTACACCAACGCAACGTTTGATGTAATTATCCGTTTTATCCATCGGGTGTACAAGAATATGATCTCCGTATTGCGACATCAACTGATCCCTGTTGCCATTGAATTCTTTTCTCAACACATCATAATAAGGATTTTTTGAACCAAAGCTTTCGAGATTGATGATCGTATCTCCTGCAGGGAAATTAAACACCACTACATCATTGCGTTTTATCTCACCCAGGCCACCAAGCCGCGTGTAAGGTACCTGTATCCACTTAAGATAAGAAGGCGTGGTAGGCATGGCAGGCAACGTGTTATGTACAAACGGAAAACTCAATGGTGTTTGCGGAAGGCGCGGCCCATAGCTGAGTTTGTTTACAAAAAGAAAATCATTGATGAGTAAGGTTCGTTCCATACTGCCCGTTGGTATGGTGTATGCTTCAAAAATGAATGTTCTTATAAGTGTGGCTGCAACAACTGCAAACACGGCAGCATCTATCCATTCACGTGCGGCAGATTTCCTGTAGGTCTTCATCACCTTATCACCGCCCCAGCGCACATCTTTTGAGAAGCCGAGGTATGGCAGGTATATAAAAGGAACAAATACCGCAGCAGCATGATCTCCTACACCAAACCTGCCGAAGTGCATAGTATAAATAATAATGATCCAGATAGTGATGAACTGGCCTGCAATAGGAATAAGCTGTAGCCAGAACCAAAGCCTGCTTATACCGCATTTCTCCACGATGAGCCAGGTATTATAAAAAGGAATAAAAGCTTTTACAGGGTCTATTCCGGACTTTTTGAACATACCATACAAACCGATATGCCAGCCTATCGCACCAATAATAAAAATAATCCAACCCATTTAGTGTAGTTTAAGGCAGCAAAAATAACATTCTATTAAAGCTTGCAAAATCATTCTCGGCAAAGTTTTCTTAAATAGGGATGAGTAAACGGCACGGCTGGTCAGTATAAAAAGATCTGCCAGACGCTTTTTGCATTTTAAAGACGTAAAGATTTTGGTCATTTTTTATGTTGAGCCATGCTGTATTGCTACTATGTAGCTGCCGTTGCGTCGCACTCTTGTACTGTAAGCGCTTTACGGGGCAAACGCGAAGATCAAAGCACAGCATAGGTTTCCGGCAGTAACAGGCTTGATCTGCAATGTCAATTGCGGTAATAGAGCGTTAAGTTGTTATGGATTCCAGTCGATGGCTTCCAGTGATTGTTTTTTTAGAATTTCATTTGTTTTGCTGAAATGCTTGCAGCCAAAGAAACCGTTGTGTGCACTTAAAGGAGATGGATGAGCGGCTTTTAGTACATAATGTTTTGTTTCATCAATAAGTACCTGCTTGTCTTGTGCAAACTTACCCCACAACAAAAAGATTACACCTTTCTTCTCAGCAGAAATTGTTTTGATCACCGCATCAGTAAATTCGGCCCAGCCAATTTTTGCATGACTCATCGGCTCACCGGCACGCACTGTTAAAGATGCATTCAATAAAAAAACGCCCTGTTCCGCCCACCTGGAAAGATTACCTGTTTTAGGAAATGGCATGCCCACATCGGTATGCAGTTCTTTATAAATGTTGTTTAATGAAGGAGGGAATGGCACTCCATCCGGAACAGAGAAACACAAGCCATGAGCCTGCCCGGGCCCATGGTAAGGGTCTTGCCCGAGAATAACCACTTTCACTTTGTTGAAAGGTGTTTTATCAAATGCGTTGAAGATAAGTGAGCCGGGCGGGTAAATGATTTTCCCCTGGGTTTTTTCTATTTTCAAAAAAGCTACGATCTGCTCAAAATAGGCTTTGGTAAATTCTTTGTGTAACACTTCCTTCCAGGAGCTTTCAATTTTTACATCCATCTTTTTTTTGAATTAGGTTTGGGTGCAAACTAATTAAAAATTACTTTTGCCGCCGCTCAGGTAAAATTGTGCTACGGTCCGGTAGCTCAGCTGAATAGAGCAACAGCCTTCTAAGCTGTGGGTCACAGGTTTGAATCCTGTCCGGATCACAAGGGGTCTATCTTGATTGATAGACCTTTTTTAGTTAGGACAAAAATTGTTATCCTTTAGCAATTAATGATGTGCTTTATTTTCGTTTACACATT encodes the following:
- a CDS encoding S26 family signal peptidase, translated to MGWIIFIIGAIGWHIGLYGMFKKSGIDPVKAFIPFYNTWLIVEKCGISRLWFWLQLIPIAGQFITIWIIIIYTMHFGRFGVGDHAAAVFVPFIYLPYLGFSKDVRWGGDKVMKTYRKSAAREWIDAAVFAVVAATLIRTFIFEAYTIPTGSMERTLLINDFLFVNKLSYGPRLPQTPLSFPFVHNTLPAMPTTPSYLKWIQVPYTRLGGLGEIKRNDVVVFNFPAGDTIINLESFGSKNPYYDVLRKEFNGNRDQLMSQYGDHILVHPMDKTDNYIKRCVGVPGDDLQIKDGILYVNNEKAFVAPDSQIDYEVETNGTPFSQDFLENELGYKIISENGNVYEQNGDYNEIPQSNIVLLNLTPGKVDIVKKQPNVKSVKMFLNTQPDPMDIFPYDKYHAWSVDSFGPLHIPKKGETVALAQDNIDIYRRIITVYEHNTLEVSNGKYIINGKETPSYTFKYNYYWMMGDNRHRSQDSRFWGFVPETHVVGKASLIWFSYADGPRWNRFFRSIK
- the ung gene encoding uracil-DNA glycosylase; translated protein: MDVKIESSWKEVLHKEFTKAYFEQIVAFLKIEKTQGKIIYPPGSLIFNAFDKTPFNKVKVVILGQDPYHGPGQAHGLCFSVPDGVPFPPSLNNIYKELHTDVGMPFPKTGNLSRWAEQGVFLLNASLTVRAGEPMSHAKIGWAEFTDAVIKTISAEKKGVIFLLWGKFAQDKQVLIDETKHYVLKAAHPSPLSAHNGFFGCKHFSKTNEILKKQSLEAIDWNP